Proteins co-encoded in one Opisthocomus hoazin isolate bOpiHoa1 chromosome 9, bOpiHoa1.hap1, whole genome shotgun sequence genomic window:
- the SPP2 gene encoding secreted phosphoprotein 24, translating to MRILIFVLTLSVFSCSGFPVYDYELPVTEEALNASIARINSQSLGTNLYGVVRSHVTRVDMWNSDAYRLELQFSIRETVCTKASGRDPFTCDFKFGPFVLTAFCRSVVDVSGELISNVIVQCHRDTSSSESMSSEEMMRMPITNPNRRGSSRREDVFAPEAFPSRGRGSSRGGLHRPSYFSSYKIE from the exons ATGAGGATCTTAATTTTTGTCCTCACACTGAGCGTTTTCTCATGCTCAG GGTTTCCAGTGTACGACTATGAACTCCCAGTCACAGAAGAGGCTCTCAATGCTTCCATTGCAAGGATCAATTCCCAGTCATTGGGGACAAACCTGTATGGTGTTGTCAGGAGCCATGTCACAAGA GTTGACATGTGGAACAGCGATGCCTATAGACTAGAGCTGCagttcagcatccgtgaaactgTGTGCACGAAAGCTTCAGGGAGAGACCCGTTCACATGTGACTTCAAATTTGGGCCTTTCGTG CTaactgctttctgcagaagtgttGTGGATGTCTCCGGTGAGCTGATCTCGAACGTTATTGTGCAGTGCCATCGTGACACATCCAGCTCCGAATCAATGAGCAGCGAGGAG ATGATGCGCATGCCGATAACGAACCCCAACAGGCGAGGCAGCAGTCGCAGAGAAG atgtatttGCTCCTGAAGCCTTCCCTTCAAGGGGAAGAGGCAGCAGCCGTGGAGGCTTGCATAGACCCAGCTATTTCAGCTCCTACAAGATTGAATAA